One Mycolicibacterium crocinum DNA window includes the following coding sequences:
- a CDS encoding adenylate/guanylate cyclase domain-containing protein, whose translation MQRRTPARNLHWAESIKRRQRVLNIAASMAAVVTAVVGILQFVTGEHLVVIGLVNLGTAAIFGIIPLLHRFGDIIAALAFVFFAFVSLTIVGWQVGTDSGIQFYYLVSASLAVLVLGVEHVVLASTVVAIGAGLTIASQFLVPGDTGIQPRWLVNAGFVITTVSACVMIFATVWYAMREVSRAEAAMEFEYLRSEALLANILPATIAARLKDPARGVIADRYDDASILFADIAGFTERASQIPPAELVRFLDRLYTTFDRLVDKHGLEKIKTTGDSYMVVSGVPESRPDHVEALANLALDMAKAVRDLRDPNGQPVPLRMGMAAGPVVAGVVGARRFFYDVWGDAVNVASRMETTDPEGRIQVPQDVYERLRDRFVLEERGDVDVKGKGLMHTWYLVDRRAQPAPDSNRPAQEETGRVESPTG comes from the coding sequence ATGCAGCGCCGCACGCCGGCCCGAAACCTGCACTGGGCGGAGTCGATCAAACGCAGGCAACGGGTGCTCAACATCGCGGCGTCGATGGCCGCCGTCGTCACCGCCGTCGTGGGGATCCTGCAGTTCGTCACCGGGGAGCACCTGGTGGTCATCGGGCTGGTCAACCTCGGCACCGCGGCGATCTTCGGGATCATCCCGCTGTTGCACCGGTTCGGCGACATCATCGCCGCGCTGGCCTTCGTCTTCTTCGCCTTCGTATCGCTGACGATCGTCGGCTGGCAGGTCGGCACGGACTCCGGCATCCAGTTCTACTACCTGGTGTCGGCATCACTGGCGGTGCTGGTGCTCGGCGTCGAACATGTCGTGCTGGCGTCGACGGTCGTCGCGATCGGCGCCGGGTTGACGATCGCATCGCAGTTCCTGGTTCCCGGCGACACCGGTATCCAGCCGCGCTGGCTGGTCAACGCCGGCTTCGTGATCACCACGGTGTCCGCGTGCGTGATGATCTTCGCGACGGTCTGGTACGCCATGCGGGAGGTCTCGCGTGCCGAAGCCGCAATGGAATTCGAGTACCTGCGCTCAGAAGCGCTGCTGGCCAACATCCTGCCGGCCACCATCGCGGCACGGCTGAAGGATCCCGCCCGCGGCGTGATCGCCGACCGGTACGACGACGCCTCGATCCTGTTCGCCGACATCGCCGGCTTCACCGAACGGGCCAGTCAGATCCCGCCGGCCGAGCTGGTGCGCTTCCTCGACCGGCTCTACACCACCTTCGACCGGCTCGTCGACAAGCACGGCCTGGAGAAGATCAAGACCACCGGTGACTCCTACATGGTGGTCAGTGGCGTGCCCGAATCCCGGCCGGATCACGTCGAGGCACTTGCGAATCTCGCCCTGGACATGGCCAAGGCGGTCCGAGATCTGCGCGATCCCAATGGCCAGCCCGTGCCGTTGCGGATGGGGATGGCTGCCGGCCCCGTCGTCGCCGGCGTGGTCGGCGCCCGCCGGTTCTTCTACGACGTGTGGGGCGACGCGGTCAACGTCGCCTCGCGGATGGAGACCACCGACCCGGAGGGTCGAATCCAAGTGCCCCAGGATGTCTACGAACGGCTGCGGGACCGCTTCGTCCTCGAGGAACGCGGCGACGTCGACGTCAAGGGCAAGGGCCTGATGCACACCTGGTATCTGGTCGACCGCCGGGCACAACCTGCCCCGGACAGCAATCGACCCGCCCAGGAAGAGACTGGGCGGGTCGAAAGTCCAACCGGCTAG
- a CDS encoding Dps family protein, with translation MTTATGQRRNSAEVTGFHASPELAASLQRVLVDLIELHLQGKQAHWNVVGTNFRDLHLQLDELVDFAREASDTIAERMRALDAVPDGRSDTVAATTSVPQIPGYEHNTTEVVDLVTTAIYAVVDTMRDVHDAVDAEDPTTADQLHQMIDGLEKLAWLLKSENRKV, from the coding sequence ATGACGACAGCGACCGGACAACGACGAAACTCCGCAGAAGTAACCGGATTCCACGCCTCGCCCGAACTGGCGGCCAGCCTGCAGCGAGTGCTGGTGGACCTCATCGAATTGCACCTGCAGGGTAAGCAGGCGCACTGGAACGTCGTGGGAACGAACTTCCGCGACTTGCACTTACAGCTCGACGAACTCGTCGACTTCGCCCGTGAAGCCAGCGACACGATCGCCGAGCGCATGCGCGCTCTGGACGCGGTACCCGACGGCCGCTCCGACACGGTCGCGGCCACCACGAGCGTCCCGCAAATCCCCGGCTACGAACACAACACGACCGAGGTAGTCGACCTGGTCACCACAGCGATCTACGCCGTCGTGGACACCATGCGCGACGTCCACGACGCCGTCGACGCCGAGGACCCCACCACCGCCGATCAGCTGCACCAGATGATCGACGGGCTGGAGAAGCTGGCCTGGTTGCTCAAGTCGGAGAACCGCAAGGTCTAG
- a CDS encoding amino acid ABC transporter ATP-binding protein encodes MVRAERVCKDFGALSVLKGVTLSVDRGQVLVLVGPSGSGKSTFLRCINHLETVSAGRLYVDGELVGYRERGDKLYEMSPRDAAKQRRDVGMVFQHFNLFPHRTALANIIEAPVQVKGVKKAQAVARARELLAQVGLSDKADAYPAQLSGGQQQRVAIARALAMEPKLMLFDEPTSALDPELVGEVLGVMKKLASQGMTMVVVTHEMGFAREVADELVFMDGGVIVESGPPREVLSNPQHDRTKAFLSKVM; translated from the coding sequence ATGGTGCGCGCCGAGCGGGTGTGCAAGGACTTCGGGGCCCTGTCGGTGCTCAAGGGTGTCACGCTGTCGGTGGATCGCGGGCAGGTGCTGGTGCTGGTCGGCCCGTCGGGTTCCGGCAAGTCGACCTTCCTGCGGTGCATCAACCACCTCGAAACCGTCAGTGCCGGAAGGCTTTACGTCGACGGGGAATTGGTCGGGTATCGCGAGCGGGGTGACAAGCTGTACGAGATGTCGCCACGCGATGCCGCCAAACAGCGTCGCGACGTCGGGATGGTCTTCCAGCACTTCAACCTGTTTCCGCATCGCACCGCGCTAGCCAACATCATTGAGGCGCCGGTTCAGGTCAAGGGCGTGAAGAAGGCCCAGGCCGTCGCGCGGGCCCGCGAATTGCTCGCCCAGGTCGGCTTGTCCGACAAGGCCGATGCGTATCCCGCGCAACTCTCCGGCGGGCAACAGCAGCGGGTGGCCATCGCGCGCGCATTGGCGATGGAACCGAAGCTGATGCTGTTCGACGAGCCGACGTCGGCGCTGGACCCCGAGCTCGTCGGTGAAGTGCTCGGCGTGATGAAAAAGCTCGCCAGTCAGGGCATGACGATGGTCGTGGTGACCCACGAGATGGGCTTCGCCCGTGAGGTCGCCGACGAGTTGGTGTTCATGGACGGCGGGGTGATCGTCGAAAGCGGGCCACCGCGGGAGGTCTTGAGCAACCCGCAGCACGACCGCACCAAGGCCTTCCTGTCGAAGGTGATGTAA
- a CDS encoding amino acid ABC transporter permease, translated as MAVDESAPPAINAVPLRHPWRWVGAAVIVVLLGLFLYGAATNPAYGWSTYGEYLFNDRIMLGVFNTLQLTVYAMVLGIVLGVILSVMRLSPNPVFGAVAWVFLWIFRGTPVYVQLVFWGLIPTIYQNIQLGIPFGPSFFHLDLQDLSIPFLLAVIGLGLNEAAYMAEIIRAGITSVPEGQSEASTALGMSWAMTMRRTVLPQAMRVIIPPTGNEVISMLKTTSLVTAVPYSYDLYSIASREIAARTFEPVPMLLVAATWYLVVTSVLMVGQYYLEKYFSRGISRRLTSKQLEALAKAQTGTEAGHV; from the coding sequence ATGGCTGTCGACGAGTCGGCCCCACCTGCCATCAACGCGGTCCCACTTCGTCATCCGTGGCGGTGGGTGGGGGCGGCCGTCATCGTCGTCCTGCTCGGACTGTTCCTGTATGGCGCGGCCACCAACCCCGCCTACGGCTGGTCCACCTACGGCGAGTACCTGTTCAACGACCGCATCATGCTCGGCGTCTTCAACACGCTGCAGCTGACCGTCTACGCGATGGTGCTGGGCATCGTGCTCGGTGTGATCCTGTCGGTGATGCGACTGTCGCCCAACCCCGTATTCGGTGCTGTGGCATGGGTTTTCCTGTGGATATTCCGCGGTACTCCGGTCTACGTGCAGCTGGTGTTCTGGGGTTTGATCCCGACGATCTACCAGAACATCCAGCTCGGTATTCCGTTCGGTCCGTCGTTCTTTCATCTGGACCTGCAGGACCTGTCGATCCCGTTCCTGCTGGCGGTCATCGGACTCGGGCTCAACGAGGCGGCCTACATGGCCGAGATCATCCGCGCCGGAATCACCTCGGTGCCCGAGGGGCAGTCGGAGGCCTCGACCGCGCTGGGCATGTCGTGGGCAATGACGATGCGCCGCACCGTGCTTCCGCAGGCGATGCGGGTCATCATCCCGCCCACCGGCAACGAGGTGATCAGCATGCTGAAGACCACGTCGCTGGTGACGGCGGTGCCTTATTCGTATGACCTGTACAGCATCGCCTCGCGGGAGATCGCGGCCCGGACGTTCGAGCCGGTGCCGATGCTGCTGGTGGCCGCAACCTGGTATCTGGTGGTCACCAGTGTGTTGATGGTGGGGCAGTACTACCTCGAAAAGTATTTCTCCCGAGGCATATCCCGGCGGCTGACGTCCAAACAGCTCGAGGCGCTGGCGAAGGCGCAGACCGGCACGGAGGCGGGACACGTATGA
- a CDS encoding ABC transporter substrate-binding protein, whose protein sequence is MQNWCRIAGVVAVAGAIALSGCSSKNDSGGAGPSTATTAAKAQKVDEIAATVPDDIKKSGKLVVGVNIPYAPNEFKDPSGKIVGFDVDLMNAIASTMGLTADFREADFAKIIPSIQQGTFNVGMSSFTDTKERQQSVDFVDYFNAGILWAQRPGSPIDPNNACGKKVAVQATTTEETDELPKKSKACTDAGKPAIEILKFDGQDAATNAVVLGQADAMSADSPVTAYAIKQSNGKLEAAGEIFDSAPYGWPVAKGSPLAASLQKALEHLISTGDYKTIASNWGVEAGMVTKPVINGGTS, encoded by the coding sequence GTGCAGAACTGGTGTCGCATTGCCGGAGTGGTAGCCGTAGCGGGTGCCATCGCCCTATCGGGCTGCAGTAGCAAGAACGACTCGGGCGGCGCAGGCCCGTCGACCGCGACCACGGCGGCCAAGGCGCAGAAGGTCGACGAGATCGCCGCCACCGTTCCCGACGACATCAAGAAGTCGGGCAAGCTGGTCGTCGGCGTGAACATCCCTTACGCGCCCAACGAATTCAAGGATCCCAGCGGCAAGATCGTCGGCTTCGACGTCGATCTGATGAACGCGATCGCCTCCACGATGGGATTGACTGCGGACTTCCGTGAAGCGGACTTCGCCAAGATCATCCCGTCGATTCAGCAGGGCACCTTCAACGTCGGCATGTCGTCGTTCACCGATACCAAGGAACGTCAGCAGTCGGTGGACTTCGTCGACTACTTCAACGCGGGCATCCTGTGGGCGCAGCGGCCCGGCTCGCCGATCGACCCGAACAACGCGTGCGGCAAGAAGGTTGCCGTGCAGGCGACCACCACCGAGGAAACCGACGAGCTGCCCAAGAAGAGCAAGGCGTGCACCGACGCCGGCAAGCCGGCCATCGAGATCCTGAAGTTCGACGGTCAGGACGCCGCCACCAACGCCGTCGTGCTCGGCCAGGCCGACGCCATGTCGGCGGATTCGCCGGTGACCGCATACGCCATCAAGCAGAGCAACGGCAAGCTCGAAGCCGCCGGCGAGATCTTCGACTCGGCACCGTACGGCTGGCCGGTGGCCAAGGGGTCGCCCCTGGCCGCGTCGCTGCAGAAAGCACTCGAGCACCTGATCTCGACCGGTGACTACAAGACGATCGCCAGCAACTGGGGTGTCGAGGCCGGAATGGTCACCAAGCCCGTCATCAACGGGGGGACCAGCTAA
- a CDS encoding HdeD family acid-resistance protein, translated as MTTTSAPPLLPHLWKSVLLSGVLSLALGVLVLVWPGISILVAAIFFGAYLLVTGISQVFHAFTLHVSAGGRVMLFISGAAALILAVLCFRSIQNSILLLAIWIGVGFIFRGVATAVSAISDPDTPGRGWEIFVGVISLLAGIVVLASPFPSLATLTLVVGIWLVVIGVFEVVASFGIRKASKDIGQRITAAQT; from the coding sequence ATGACTACTACCTCTGCCCCGCCGCTACTGCCGCATCTGTGGAAGTCGGTCCTGCTGTCGGGCGTGTTGTCGCTCGCCCTTGGCGTCCTGGTACTCGTCTGGCCGGGAATCTCGATCCTCGTCGCGGCGATTTTCTTCGGCGCCTACCTTCTGGTCACCGGCATCTCGCAGGTGTTCCATGCCTTCACCCTGCATGTGTCGGCCGGCGGCCGGGTCATGCTGTTCATCAGCGGCGCCGCCGCCCTGATTCTGGCGGTGCTGTGCTTCCGCAGCATCCAGAACTCCATTCTGCTGCTGGCCATCTGGATTGGCGTGGGCTTCATCTTCCGCGGCGTCGCCACCGCGGTGTCCGCGATCAGCGATCCGGACACGCCGGGCCGTGGCTGGGAGATCTTCGTCGGCGTGATCAGCCTCCTCGCCGGCATCGTGGTGCTGGCGTCGCCGTTCCCGTCGCTGGCCACCCTGACCCTCGTGGTCGGCATCTGGCTGGTCGTGATCGGAGTCTTCGAGGTCGTGGCCAGCTTCGGAATCCGCAAGGCGTCGAAAGACATCGGACAACGGATCACCGCCGCTCAGACCTAG
- a CDS encoding cytochrome ubiquinol oxidase subunit I, which produces MSALDVSRWQFGITTVYHFIFVPLTIGLAPLIAIMQTIWVITDNPAWYRLTKFFGKIFLINFAIGVATGIVQEFQFGMNWSEYSRFVGDVFGAPLALEGLVAFFLESTFIGLWIFGWTRLPRWLHLTSIWLVALAVNLSAFFIITANSWMQHPVGTRFNPATGRAELQSIVELFTNNTGIAAFWHAVAASFLTAATFVATVCAWWMVRAEGAPDATALYRPGAILGSLVALVACVGLFFTGDVQGKLMFHQQPMKMAAAESLCHTETDPNLSLLTVGTHNNCDSITRVIEVPFALPFLAEGKFSGVTLQGTNDLQQQYEQRFGPGWYVPNLFVTYWAFRAMIGLMAVPLLFALTTLWLTRRGRVPGARWYSRFALWTIATPFLASIAGWVFTEMGRQPWVVAPNPDGDQLVRLTVRQGVSLHGPGLVWVSLISFTLIYAVLAVVWFYLIRRYVTAGPLEHDAEPAPPTPPGDDEVAPLSFAY; this is translated from the coding sequence ATGAGTGCTCTTGACGTGTCCCGGTGGCAATTCGGAATCACGACGGTCTACCACTTCATCTTCGTCCCGCTGACCATCGGGCTGGCGCCGCTGATCGCGATCATGCAGACGATCTGGGTGATCACCGACAACCCGGCCTGGTACCGGCTGACCAAGTTCTTCGGCAAGATCTTCCTGATCAACTTCGCGATCGGCGTTGCGACCGGCATCGTCCAGGAGTTCCAGTTCGGGATGAACTGGAGTGAATACTCCCGCTTCGTCGGCGATGTGTTCGGCGCGCCATTGGCGCTCGAGGGCCTGGTCGCGTTCTTCCTGGAGTCGACCTTCATCGGCCTGTGGATCTTCGGCTGGACCCGGCTGCCGCGGTGGCTGCACCTGACGTCGATCTGGCTGGTCGCCCTCGCCGTCAACCTGTCGGCGTTCTTCATCATCACCGCCAACTCGTGGATGCAGCACCCGGTGGGCACCCGGTTCAACCCGGCGACGGGTCGCGCCGAACTGCAGAGCATCGTCGAGTTGTTCACCAACAACACCGGAATCGCGGCGTTCTGGCATGCGGTGGCCGCATCGTTCCTCACCGCGGCGACGTTCGTGGCGACGGTGTGCGCCTGGTGGATGGTGCGGGCCGAAGGAGCGCCGGACGCCACCGCCCTCTACCGTCCCGGTGCGATCCTCGGCTCGCTGGTGGCGCTCGTGGCGTGTGTCGGCCTGTTCTTCACCGGCGACGTGCAGGGCAAGTTGATGTTCCACCAGCAGCCGATGAAGATGGCCGCCGCGGAATCGTTGTGCCACACCGAAACCGATCCCAACCTGTCGCTTCTGACCGTCGGCACGCACAACAACTGCGACAGCATCACCCGCGTCATCGAGGTACCGTTCGCCCTGCCGTTCCTGGCCGAGGGCAAGTTCAGCGGCGTCACGCTGCAGGGCACGAACGACCTTCAGCAGCAATATGAACAGCGGTTCGGCCCCGGCTGGTATGTGCCGAATCTGTTCGTCACGTATTGGGCCTTCCGCGCCATGATCGGCCTGATGGCGGTGCCGCTGCTGTTCGCGCTGACCACGCTGTGGCTGACTCGCCGCGGCCGCGTCCCGGGCGCAAGGTGGTATTCGCGCTTCGCGCTGTGGACGATTGCGACTCCGTTCCTGGCGTCCATCGCCGGCTGGGTCTTCACCGAGATGGGCCGCCAGCCGTGGGTGGTCGCGCCGAACCCCGACGGCGACCAGCTGGTCCGGCTGACCGTGCGCCAAGGCGTGTCACTGCACGGGCCGGGTCTGGTCTGGGTGTCGCTGATCTCGTTCACGTTGATCTACGCGGTGCTGGCCGTGGTGTGGTTCTACCTGATCCGCCGCTACGTCACCGCAGGTCCGCTCGAACACGACGCCGAACCGGCGCCGCCCACCCCACCCGGGGACGACGAAGTCGCACCCCTGTCGTTCGCCTACTGA
- the cydB gene encoding cytochrome d ubiquinol oxidase subunit II encodes MGLQQIWFVIVAVLFLGFFVLEGFDFGVGMVMAWLGRIGKGDNESHRRAVLNTIGPVWDGNEVWLITAGGAMFAAFPHWYATVFSTLYLPLLVILLSMIARIVAIEWRGKIDDPKWRRWCDIGIATGSWLPAILWGVAFAILVNGLPVGPDKNVTGLSITDVLNPYTLLGGLATCSLFLFHGAVFLALKSGGEVRGDAVRVARTLALPATVLVGAFGLWTQLAHGKSWTWAVLAVAVIAQLAAVSAAWGAREGWAFLATTIVVAAVVTLLFGSLYPNLVPSTISPAYDLTIFNGSSSPYTLKVMTWAAAIFTPIVLVYQGWTYWVFRKRIFAESIPKSVGLPRRRVP; translated from the coding sequence ATGGGGCTGCAACAGATTTGGTTCGTCATCGTGGCCGTGCTGTTCCTGGGCTTCTTCGTCCTGGAGGGCTTCGACTTCGGTGTCGGTATGGTGATGGCGTGGCTGGGCCGGATCGGCAAGGGCGATAACGAGAGTCACCGCAGGGCGGTGCTCAACACGATCGGTCCGGTCTGGGACGGCAACGAGGTGTGGCTGATCACCGCCGGCGGAGCGATGTTCGCGGCCTTCCCGCACTGGTATGCCACCGTGTTCTCGACGCTTTACCTGCCGCTGCTGGTGATCCTGCTGTCGATGATCGCGCGCATCGTCGCCATCGAATGGCGCGGCAAGATCGACGATCCGAAGTGGCGGCGCTGGTGCGACATCGGCATCGCGACCGGGTCGTGGCTGCCTGCGATCCTGTGGGGTGTCGCCTTCGCGATCCTGGTCAACGGGTTGCCGGTGGGGCCGGACAAGAACGTCACGGGGCTGTCCATCACCGATGTGCTGAATCCGTACACGCTGCTCGGTGGGTTGGCCACCTGCTCGCTATTCCTGTTCCACGGCGCGGTGTTCCTGGCGCTCAAGAGCGGCGGCGAGGTGCGTGGCGATGCGGTGCGGGTGGCCCGCACGCTGGCCCTGCCCGCCACCGTGCTGGTCGGCGCGTTCGGCCTGTGGACCCAGCTGGCACATGGCAAGTCGTGGACGTGGGCGGTCCTGGCCGTCGCGGTGATCGCCCAGCTGGCCGCAGTCTCAGCCGCGTGGGGCGCGCGGGAAGGCTGGGCGTTCCTGGCGACGACGATCGTCGTCGCCGCGGTGGTGACGCTGCTCTTCGGGTCGCTGTACCCGAACCTGGTGCCGTCGACCATCAGCCCGGCCTACGACCTGACGATCTTCAACGGATCGTCCAGCCCGTACACCTTGAAGGTGATGACTTGGGCCGCAGCGATATTCACTCCGATCGTGCTGGTCTACCAGGGCTGGACGTACTGGGTGTTCCGTAAACGGATCTTCGCTGAGTCGATTCCGAAGTCGGTCGGCCTGCCGCGCAGGCGCGTGCCCTGA
- the cydD gene encoding thiol reductant ABC exporter subunit CydD, translating into MRRYLVATVGCGTLIAGCAIAGAVILGHLVAGVITDPVTRNLAHWRTELAILAALWLFRALIQWLQGRLGQRGASAVIADLGGRVLRTVTALPPGERILQRDDAATVVTSGLDGLRPYFTAYLPALFLAAILTPATVIVIAFNDIQSAAIVLVALPLIPIFMVLIGLATAERSAAALEAMTTLQARLLDLIAGIPTLRALGRADGPAERIATLGAAHRRSAMATLRIAFLSALVLELIATLGVALVAVSIGLRLVFGEMSLAAGLTVLLLAPDVFWPLRRVGVEFHAAQNGKAASDKAFALIEQNPEPPAGTRTVSAAGAEIVLDGLSVAGRDGLSPHQLSGRVLPGEVTVLTGANGAGKTTTLLAIAGLLTPTNGRVTVDGVDVDELDRPAWWRQLAWLAQRPAIIPGTVADNLALFGPLTDTQSACDAAGFTEVLNTLPDGMDTVLGRGGVGLSLGQRQRLGLARALGSPAPVLLLDEPTSHLDEATEHTVLQAIRNRAAEGATVIVVAHRDSVVRIADHVIAVEADQYARI; encoded by the coding sequence GTGCGCCGGTATCTGGTCGCGACGGTCGGCTGCGGCACCCTGATTGCCGGCTGCGCCATCGCCGGCGCCGTGATCCTCGGCCATCTGGTGGCCGGTGTCATCACCGATCCGGTCACCCGCAACCTGGCCCACTGGCGCACCGAACTGGCGATCCTGGCCGCGCTGTGGCTGTTTCGGGCGCTGATCCAATGGCTGCAGGGACGACTCGGTCAGCGCGGCGCCAGCGCGGTGATCGCCGACCTCGGCGGCCGGGTGCTGCGGACGGTCACCGCCTTGCCGCCTGGTGAACGCATCCTCCAGCGCGACGATGCCGCGACTGTGGTCACCAGTGGACTCGATGGCCTGCGGCCCTATTTCACCGCATACCTACCGGCCCTGTTTCTGGCGGCGATCCTCACCCCGGCCACGGTGATCGTGATCGCTTTCAACGACATTCAGTCAGCGGCGATCGTGCTGGTTGCCCTGCCGCTCATCCCGATCTTCATGGTGCTGATCGGACTGGCCACCGCCGAACGGTCGGCCGCCGCATTGGAAGCGATGACCACGCTGCAGGCCCGACTACTGGACCTCATCGCCGGCATCCCCACCCTGCGCGCGCTCGGCCGCGCTGACGGCCCGGCCGAACGCATCGCCACACTCGGTGCCGCTCATCGCCGTTCGGCGATGGCCACCCTGCGCATCGCCTTCCTGTCCGCACTAGTACTCGAGCTCATCGCCACGCTGGGTGTGGCGCTGGTCGCGGTCAGCATCGGACTGCGACTGGTGTTCGGCGAGATGAGCCTGGCGGCCGGACTGACGGTATTGCTCCTGGCGCCCGACGTGTTCTGGCCGCTGCGCCGCGTCGGCGTCGAATTCCATGCCGCGCAGAACGGAAAGGCCGCTTCCGACAAGGCATTCGCGTTGATCGAGCAGAACCCCGAGCCACCGGCGGGCACCCGCACCGTCTCGGCTGCCGGCGCGGAAATCGTCCTCGACGGGCTCAGTGTCGCCGGGCGCGACGGCCTATCGCCGCATCAGCTGTCCGGCCGGGTACTGCCCGGCGAGGTCACCGTGCTCACCGGCGCCAACGGCGCAGGCAAGACCACCACCCTGCTCGCGATCGCCGGACTGCTCACCCCGACGAACGGCCGGGTGACCGTCGACGGCGTCGACGTCGACGAGCTCGACCGCCCGGCCTGGTGGCGGCAACTGGCCTGGCTTGCGCAACGCCCGGCAATCATCCCGGGGACCGTCGCGGACAACCTGGCGCTGTTCGGCCCGCTCACCGACACGCAAAGCGCCTGCGATGCAGCCGGTTTCACCGAGGTGCTGAACACCCTGCCCGACGGCATGGACACCGTGCTGGGCCGCGGCGGGGTGGGTCTGTCGCTGGGCCAGCGGCAGCGGCTGGGTTTGGCCCGCGCGCTGGGCTCCCCCGCGCCCGTGCTGCTACTCGACGAACCCACCTCACACCTCGACGAGGCCACCGAACACACTGTGCTGCAAGCGATCCGCAACCGCGCAGCGGAGGGGGCCACCGTCATCGTGGTCGCGCACCGCGACAGTGTGGTGCGGATCGCCGATCACGTCATCGCGGTGGAGGCCGATCAGTATGCCCGCATTTGA
- the cydC gene encoding thiol reductant ABC exporter subunit CydC, whose protein sequence is MPAFDRRRLLLAIALGTLALGSALALAGVSAWLITRAWQMPLVLDLSIAVVAVRALGISRGVFGYCERLASHDTALRAADGERTEIYRRLAHGPAEVTARLHSGDLLTRVGTDVDTVADVAVRAYVPIGVAAVLGVAATTVIAMISPAAAVVLAVCLLIAGVLAPGLAARAARAQEEVARRQQSDRDIAAVTALEHAAELRVAGRLPAVIAEAEERQRDWGSAIDRAAAPAAAAAAVPTLGVGAGVIGAVVAGIGIAAHTAPTTLAVLMLLPLSAFEATAALPGAAVALTRGRIAAARLRDLLPAPATQATVTLTAPAETPVLRADVRAGYPGGPVGEHVTLTLHPGARLAITGRSGAGKTALLMTLAGLIPPIDGAVTIDDTPTGELTESQVRSAISYFAEDAHLFSTTVRDNLLVARGDCTDSELTDALAAVGLDEWLSRLPDGLGTVLGGGAAAVSAGQRRRLLLARVLLSPASIVLLDEPTEHLDAADGQRILTALLDGRLLGPRRTVVVASHQLGIDLACPRLSIGHDR, encoded by the coding sequence ATGCCCGCATTTGACCGGCGGCGGCTGCTGCTGGCCATCGCCCTCGGCACGCTGGCACTGGGCAGCGCGCTGGCCCTGGCCGGGGTGTCGGCCTGGCTGATCACCCGTGCCTGGCAGATGCCGCTGGTGCTGGACCTGTCGATCGCCGTGGTCGCCGTCCGCGCGCTGGGCATCTCCCGCGGCGTGTTCGGCTACTGCGAACGACTGGCATCGCACGACACCGCGCTGCGGGCGGCTGACGGTGAACGCACCGAGATCTACCGACGGCTGGCCCACGGCCCGGCCGAGGTCACGGCGCGACTGCACAGCGGTGACCTGCTGACGCGAGTCGGCACCGACGTCGACACCGTCGCCGACGTCGCCGTCCGCGCGTACGTCCCGATCGGTGTCGCTGCCGTGCTCGGTGTTGCCGCCACCACCGTCATCGCCATGATCTCCCCCGCCGCGGCCGTCGTCCTCGCCGTGTGCCTGCTGATCGCGGGTGTGCTGGCGCCCGGGTTGGCCGCGCGGGCGGCACGCGCCCAGGAAGAGGTCGCCCGCCGGCAGCAGTCCGATCGCGATATCGCCGCCGTCACCGCACTCGAGCATGCCGCCGAACTGCGGGTCGCCGGCCGGCTACCGGCCGTGATCGCCGAAGCCGAAGAGCGGCAGCGTGATTGGGGCTCTGCGATCGACCGAGCGGCCGCCCCCGCCGCTGCGGCGGCCGCGGTGCCGACGCTGGGCGTCGGGGCCGGCGTCATCGGGGCCGTCGTCGCCGGAATCGGCATCGCCGCGCACACCGCACCCACCACGCTGGCGGTGCTGATGTTGTTGCCGCTCTCGGCATTCGAGGCGACCGCCGCACTGCCGGGCGCGGCCGTCGCACTGACCCGTGGGCGAATCGCCGCCGCACGACTGCGAGACCTGCTCCCCGCGCCCGCCACGCAGGCGACCGTCACCCTCACCGCACCCGCCGAGACACCGGTCCTGCGAGCCGACGTGCGGGCCGGCTATCCCGGCGGCCCCGTGGGCGAGCACGTCACCCTGACGTTGCATCCCGGTGCCCGCTTGGCGATCACCGGCCGCAGCGGCGCGGGCAAGACCGCGCTGTTGATGACACTCGCCGGGCTGATCCCGCCGATTGACGGCGCCGTCACCATCGACGACACACCGACCGGCGAGCTCACCGAATCTCAAGTACGCAGCGCAATCAGCTATTTCGCCGAAGACGCCCACCTGTTCAGCACCACCGTGCGGGACAACCTCCTGGTGGCGCGAGGCGACTGCACCGACTCAGAGCTCACCGATGCGCTGGCCGCGGTGGGCCTTGACGAGTGGCTGTCCCGCCTGCCCGACGGGTTGGGCACCGTGCTCGGTGGCGGTGCGGCCGCGGTGTCGGCGGGTCAGCGCCGCCGGCTGCTGCTGGCGCGGGTATTGCTGTCCCCGGCATCGATCGTGCTTCTGGACGAGCCGACCGAACACCTCGATGCGGCCGACGGCCAACGCATCCTCACCGCCCTGCTCGACGGCCGGCTGCTGGGCCCACGACGCACCGTGGTGGTCGCCAGTCATCAACTTGGTATCGACCTCGCCTGTCCGCGACTATCGATCGGCCACGACAGGTAA